One window from the genome of Synechococcus sp. PROS-7-1 encodes:
- the acnB gene encoding bifunctional aconitate hydratase 2/2-methylisocitrate dehydratase, translating to MLSTYRENAAERLALGIPALPLDANQAKALTELLENPPSGEEQELLHLLIDRIPPGVDEAAYVKATWLSAVAQGDTTSPLVSPLEATRLLGTMVGGYNVAALIELLQHSDAQLAGCAAEGLSRTLLVYDAFNEVMELASSNRFAKQVVDSWAAAEWFTSKPELADTITVTVFKVEGETNTDDLSPATHATTRPDIPLHALAMLETRDPDGLKTIATLKEKGHPVAYVGDVVGTGSSRKSAINSVLWHTGDDIPHVPNKRGGGVILGGKIAPIFFNTAEDSGALPIECDVTVLNTGDVITIRPHTGTIERDGEVVSRFELKPSTISDEVRAGGRIPLMIGRALTDKVRAKLGLAPSELFIRPSAPADTGKGFTLAQKMVGKACGLPGVRPGTSCEPLMTTVGSQDTTGPMTRDEMKELACLGFSSDLVMQSFCHTAAYPKPVDLQTQKDLPDFFAQRGGVALRPGDGIIHSWLNRMLLPDTVGTGGDSHTRFPLGISFPAGSGLVAFAAAIGAMPLDMPESVLVRFSGSLQPGVTLRDVVNAIPWVAIQRGLLTVEKANKKNLFNGRIMEIEGLPDLKLEQAFELTDASAERSCAGCTIKLSEETVSEYLRSNVALLKNMIARGYSDARTLARRIKEMEAWLANPQLLSADGDAEYAEILEINLDELTEPVVACPNDPDNVKLLSEVAGDPVQEVFIGSCMTNIGHYRAAAKVLEGAGPNQARLWVCPPTRMDEETLKAEGYYATFEAAGSRMEMPGCSLCMGNQARVDDNTTVFSTSTRNFNNRLGKGAQVYLGSAELAAVCAQLGRIPTPQEYRSIAAEKIDPLSDELYRYLNFDQISGFEDQGRTISADDVAEVLTGS from the coding sequence ATGCTGAGCACCTACCGCGAGAACGCTGCCGAACGTTTGGCCCTTGGGATTCCGGCGCTGCCCCTGGACGCAAACCAGGCCAAGGCACTTACGGAGCTGCTGGAGAATCCACCGTCGGGTGAGGAGCAAGAGCTTCTGCATCTGCTCATCGATCGAATCCCCCCCGGCGTCGACGAAGCGGCCTATGTGAAAGCCACCTGGCTCAGTGCCGTGGCACAGGGGGACACCACCAGTCCACTGGTGTCGCCCCTGGAGGCCACCCGCCTGCTCGGAACGATGGTGGGCGGTTACAACGTTGCGGCCCTGATCGAGCTGCTCCAGCACAGCGACGCGCAGCTGGCCGGATGCGCCGCTGAAGGCCTCAGTCGAACCCTGCTGGTGTACGACGCCTTCAATGAAGTGATGGAGCTGGCCTCCAGCAACCGCTTCGCCAAGCAGGTGGTGGACAGCTGGGCGGCTGCCGAATGGTTCACCTCGAAGCCGGAGCTGGCCGACACGATCACGGTGACCGTGTTCAAGGTGGAAGGAGAAACCAACACCGACGACCTTTCGCCCGCCACCCACGCCACCACCCGGCCAGACATTCCTCTACACGCTCTGGCGATGCTGGAGACCCGCGATCCGGACGGCCTGAAAACAATCGCAACCCTCAAAGAAAAGGGGCATCCCGTGGCCTATGTGGGCGACGTGGTGGGCACCGGCAGCTCCAGGAAAAGCGCCATCAACTCCGTGCTCTGGCACACCGGCGATGACATCCCCCACGTCCCCAACAAACGGGGCGGCGGCGTCATCCTCGGCGGCAAGATCGCGCCGATCTTCTTCAACACTGCGGAAGACTCCGGCGCCCTGCCGATCGAATGCGATGTCACCGTGCTGAACACCGGTGATGTGATCACCATCCGGCCCCATACCGGCACGATCGAACGGGACGGTGAGGTGGTGAGCCGCTTCGAACTCAAGCCCAGCACCATCAGTGACGAGGTGCGGGCCGGTGGGCGCATCCCCCTGATGATCGGCCGGGCTCTCACCGACAAAGTGCGCGCCAAACTCGGCCTCGCACCCTCTGAACTGTTCATCCGCCCCTCGGCACCGGCCGACACCGGCAAGGGCTTCACCCTCGCCCAGAAGATGGTGGGCAAGGCCTGCGGCCTGCCCGGTGTGCGCCCCGGCACCAGCTGCGAGCCGCTGATGACCACCGTTGGCTCTCAAGACACCACTGGGCCGATGACCCGGGATGAAATGAAGGAACTGGCCTGCCTGGGCTTCTCCTCCGACCTGGTGATGCAGAGCTTCTGCCACACCGCGGCCTATCCCAAACCGGTGGACCTCCAAACCCAGAAGGATCTGCCTGATTTCTTCGCCCAGCGCGGTGGGGTGGCCCTGCGCCCCGGTGACGGGATCATCCACAGCTGGCTCAATCGCATGCTGCTGCCCGACACCGTGGGCACCGGCGGCGACAGCCACACCCGCTTCCCCTTGGGCATCTCCTTCCCCGCCGGTTCAGGCCTGGTGGCCTTCGCCGCGGCCATCGGCGCCATGCCCCTGGACATGCCGGAATCGGTACTGGTGCGCTTCAGCGGCTCCCTGCAACCGGGTGTCACCCTGCGGGATGTGGTGAATGCGATTCCCTGGGTGGCCATCCAACGCGGGCTGCTCACCGTGGAGAAGGCCAACAAAAAGAACTTGTTCAATGGCCGGATCATGGAGATCGAAGGTCTTCCCGACCTCAAGCTCGAGCAGGCCTTCGAACTCACCGACGCCAGCGCTGAGCGCTCCTGCGCCGGCTGCACCATCAAGCTCTCGGAAGAAACCGTGAGCGAATACCTGCGCAGCAACGTGGCGTTGCTTAAGAACATGATCGCCCGCGGCTACAGCGATGCCCGCACCCTGGCCCGCCGCATCAAGGAGATGGAAGCCTGGCTGGCCAATCCACAGCTCCTCAGTGCCGACGGCGATGCCGAGTATGCCGAGATCCTGGAGATCAACCTCGACGAGCTCACCGAACCGGTGGTGGCCTGCCCCAACGATCCCGACAACGTGAAGCTGTTGAGCGAGGTGGCCGGTGATCCGGTGCAAGAGGTGTTCATCGGCTCCTGCATGACCAACATCGGCCACTACCGCGCCGCAGCCAAGGTGCTGGAAGGTGCCGGTCCGAACCAGGCCCGCCTCTGGGTGTGTCCCCCCACCCGCATGGACGAAGAAACCCTCAAAGCCGAGGGCTACTACGCCACCTTCGAGGCTGCTGGCTCTCGGATGGAGATGCCAGGTTGCTCCCTGTGCATGGGCAACCAAGCACGGGTGGACGACAACACCACCGTGTTCTCCACCAGCACCCGGAACTTCAACAACCGTCTCGGCAAAGGCGCTCAGGTGTATCTGGGCAGCGCCGAACTGGCGGCGGTGTGTGCCCAGCTGGGCCGGATCCCCACCCCTCAGGAGTACCGCAGCATCGCGGCTGAAAAGATCGATCCGCTCTCTGATGAGCTCTATCGCTACCTCAACTTCGACCAGATCTCCGGTTTCGAGGATCAAGGCCGAACCATCAGCGCGGACGATGTAGCCGAAGTGCTGACTGGGTCCTGA
- a CDS encoding ClC family H(+)/Cl(-) exchange transporter yields MTVLSELKQRRHQLGSSRSIRRLLERRWWVVVLALMFTGLGAALTGVLFKAGIKTLGAWRLELLADLPAWAVLPGLGAAGGLVSGLLVTCLAPAAGGSGITHIMGFLKHRAVPMGLQVGLVKLVAGIVAIGSGFPLGPEGPSVQMGGSVAWQMARWLKAPVAFRRVIVAAGGGAGIAAVFSAPIGGFVYAVEELLHSARPVVLLLVIVTTFWADAWADVLGLAGLSPSGGGLDATQGFQLEREYTPMVSFLPIDLGYLIGLGVVVGLLAELYCRYVLAMQRKGDAWFGDRLVLRMVLSGAVLGSVYAFLPEEFHNLEGLQHLIANGKADIPMALGTFTVLFFSTGLAAASGAPGGLFFPMLTLGGAIGLACGYWVEALTGHVPSTYVFAGMGAFVASCSRTPITAMFLAFALTKDLLILKPILVACLASFLVARLFDERSIYERQLGTELKEEDHREARRQRHGSIHHAWGGSTRRRAFTPPPAPPPSPSPPDENKPNLGQDP; encoded by the coding sequence ATGACCGTTCTGAGTGAACTGAAACAACGACGCCACCAACTCGGCTCAAGCCGCAGCATCCGCCGCCTACTGGAGCGGCGATGGTGGGTGGTGGTCCTCGCCCTGATGTTCACAGGACTGGGGGCCGCCCTGACAGGCGTGCTGTTCAAGGCAGGCATCAAGACTCTGGGGGCATGGCGTCTCGAACTGCTGGCCGATCTACCCGCCTGGGCGGTGCTACCAGGGCTCGGAGCCGCTGGTGGATTGGTGTCAGGCCTGCTCGTCACCTGCCTGGCGCCTGCCGCTGGCGGATCAGGAATCACCCACATCATGGGCTTTCTCAAACACCGGGCCGTTCCGATGGGACTGCAGGTGGGCCTGGTGAAACTGGTGGCAGGAATCGTGGCCATCGGCAGCGGCTTTCCCCTTGGCCCCGAGGGACCCTCCGTGCAGATGGGGGGTTCCGTTGCCTGGCAGATGGCGCGCTGGCTGAAAGCTCCTGTGGCCTTCCGGCGGGTGATCGTGGCCGCCGGCGGCGGTGCCGGAATCGCCGCGGTCTTCAGTGCACCCATCGGTGGGTTTGTGTACGCCGTTGAGGAGCTGCTGCACTCAGCCAGGCCCGTGGTGTTGCTGCTGGTGATCGTGACCACCTTCTGGGCCGATGCCTGGGCCGATGTGCTCGGGCTTGCCGGGCTCAGTCCCAGTGGAGGCGGTCTCGATGCAACCCAGGGGTTCCAGCTGGAACGGGAATACACGCCAATGGTGAGTTTTCTGCCGATCGATCTGGGCTACCTGATCGGGCTCGGCGTGGTGGTGGGCCTGCTAGCGGAGCTCTACTGCCGCTATGTGCTGGCCATGCAGCGGAAGGGGGATGCCTGGTTTGGCGATCGGCTGGTGCTGCGCATGGTGCTCAGCGGTGCCGTGCTGGGCAGCGTTTATGCCTTTCTTCCTGAAGAGTTCCACAACCTGGAGGGACTGCAACATCTGATTGCCAACGGCAAGGCCGACATTCCGATGGCGCTCGGAACGTTCACCGTGCTCTTCTTCAGCACCGGTCTTGCCGCGGCCTCCGGTGCTCCTGGAGGCCTGTTTTTCCCGATGCTCACCCTTGGCGGGGCGATCGGTTTGGCCTGCGGCTATTGGGTGGAAGCGCTCACGGGGCACGTTCCCAGCACCTATGTGTTTGCGGGCATGGGGGCCTTCGTGGCCAGCTGTTCGCGCACTCCGATCACCGCCATGTTTCTGGCCTTCGCACTCACGAAGGACCTGCTGATCCTCAAACCAATCCTTGTGGCCTGTCTGGCCAGTTTTCTGGTGGCCCGGTTGTTTGATGAACGCTCGATTTACGAGCGCCAGTTGGGCACGGAACTGAAGGAAGAGGATCATCGGGAAGCGCGCCGCCAGCGCCACGGCAGCATTCATCACGCGTGGGGCGGCTCGACCCGTCGACGGGCCTTCACACCGCCGCCAGCACCTCCTCCCTCACCGTCACCGCCTGACGAGAACAAACCCAACCTCGGTCAAGACCCCTGA
- a CDS encoding radical SAM protein: protein MGITSLGYQIVWATLASRSDLDVRRLFTDQGDPQHRRCDLFGLSLSWELDGPVLLDLLEGQSIPIWSEQRTDADPIVFGGGPVLTANPEPLAPFFDVILLGDGEDLLPAFIDALQAVRNEPRAVRLRHLAKVPGIYVPALYAPHFDSEGSLQSIKPIEADLPATVAKQTWRGNTLSHSTVITPDAAWPDIHMVEVVRSCPELCRFCLASYLTLPFRTPSLDDGLIPAVERGLIATRRLGLLGASVTQHPQFGDLLTWLNNARFDDVRVSVSSVRAATVTPQLASSLANRGSKSLTIAIESGSERMRRVVNKKLSSEEINAAARHAKQGGLSALKLYGMVGLPSEQEEDVEATADLLLQLKKATPGLRFTLGVSTFVPKAHTPFQWQGVRPEADKRLKRLGKRLKPKGIDLRPESYGWSVIQALLSRSDRRLAPVIVAVRGTQESLGGWKKAYRAARAGELPAAKSAGVELPLPPAWEQVIHETWPDDTVLPWSHLQGPLPQDTLLKHQHQALRPEPAEDLD, encoded by the coding sequence GTGGGAATCACCAGCCTTGGTTATCAAATCGTTTGGGCCACGCTGGCCTCGCGATCCGATCTGGATGTGCGCAGGCTGTTCACTGATCAAGGCGATCCCCAGCACCGCCGCTGCGATCTGTTCGGTCTGTCCCTGAGCTGGGAGCTCGATGGTCCTGTGTTGCTGGATCTGCTCGAAGGTCAGAGCATCCCGATCTGGAGCGAACAGCGAACAGACGCTGACCCGATCGTGTTCGGAGGGGGGCCTGTGTTAACCGCGAACCCCGAACCGTTGGCGCCGTTTTTCGATGTGATCCTGCTGGGGGATGGGGAGGACCTTCTTCCGGCCTTCATCGACGCCCTGCAGGCGGTGCGCAACGAACCACGGGCCGTGCGTCTGCGGCACCTGGCCAAGGTTCCTGGCATCTACGTCCCAGCTCTGTACGCCCCACACTTCGATTCCGAAGGGTCGCTGCAATCGATCAAGCCGATCGAAGCGGATCTCCCTGCCACCGTGGCCAAGCAGACCTGGCGAGGCAACACCCTCAGCCACTCCACGGTGATCACTCCCGATGCCGCATGGCCTGACATCCACATGGTGGAAGTGGTGCGCAGCTGCCCTGAGCTCTGTCGCTTCTGCCTGGCCAGCTATCTCACCCTTCCCTTCCGCACACCCTCGCTGGATGACGGCTTGATCCCTGCCGTCGAACGGGGTCTGATAGCGACCCGACGTCTGGGACTTCTGGGGGCTTCCGTGACCCAACATCCACAGTTCGGTGATCTGCTCACCTGGCTGAACAACGCACGCTTCGATGACGTGCGCGTCAGCGTGAGCTCGGTGCGGGCCGCCACTGTGACCCCTCAACTGGCCTCCAGCCTCGCCAATCGGGGCAGTAAGTCGCTGACCATCGCCATTGAAAGCGGCAGTGAACGGATGCGACGCGTCGTCAACAAGAAGTTGAGCAGCGAGGAGATCAACGCTGCTGCACGCCATGCCAAGCAAGGTGGTCTCAGTGCCCTGAAGCTCTATGGAATGGTGGGCCTCCCCAGCGAGCAGGAGGAGGACGTGGAAGCGACGGCCGATCTACTGCTTCAACTCAAGAAAGCCACACCAGGGCTGCGCTTCACCCTTGGGGTAAGCACGTTTGTTCCCAAGGCCCACACGCCGTTCCAATGGCAGGGCGTGCGACCCGAGGCCGACAAACGCTTGAAACGCCTTGGCAAACGGCTGAAACCGAAAGGCATTGATCTGCGACCAGAAAGTTATGGCTGGAGCGTGATCCAGGCGCTGCTGTCGCGCAGTGATCGTCGACTGGCTCCTGTGATCGTGGCCGTCCGCGGCACACAGGAGAGTCTTGGCGGTTGGAAGAAGGCCTACCGAGCAGCTCGGGCCGGCGAGCTGCCAGCAGCGAAAAGCGCCGGTGTGGAGTTACCTCTGCCGCCCGCCTGGGAGCAGGTGATTCACGAAACCTGGCCAGACGACACCGTGCTTCCCTGGTCGCACCTGCAGGGCCCCCTCCCCCAGGACACCCTGCTCAAGCATCAGCACCAGGCACTGCGCCCTGAACCGGCTGAGGACTTGGACTGA
- a CDS encoding O-antigen ligase, whose protein sequence is MTRSLRMVSAWLDGKSPPSASTWGWRCFQLGLFFLPSSALLAGLLLFPALILGSVNRERPFWRDPWNAPLLLAGLFMVVGCVRSYSGPLAWVGLGNWIPFFWGFWGFQPYVALPSSRRRSSLWLVAGSVPVVVTGLGQLWFGWQGPWQIFGGLIIWFMSAGGRPEGRLSGLFDYANIASAWLAMVWPLMLATLVQPGLNRVRRGVVLTMAASVVLSLVLTESRNGWGALVLAVPLVLGPPSWPWLLPLLGLALVPVLAAVLPGVPPPLQDPARMVVPEGIWARLSDTQYASQRALASTRLSQWGLALQLIAERPWFGWGAAAFSVIYPLRTGKWHGHAHNLPLELAISHGLPAAVLVVALVLLLLVVSLRRGSLGLFDRAWWTAALVLTVLHATDLPFFDSRLNIAGWILLAGLRTSFSPSPQPVQGAVPGADA, encoded by the coding sequence ATGACCCGTTCCCTACGCATGGTCTCGGCCTGGTTGGACGGGAAGAGTCCTCCATCGGCATCCACCTGGGGATGGCGTTGCTTTCAGCTCGGTTTGTTCTTTCTGCCGTCCAGTGCTCTGCTGGCTGGTCTTCTCTTGTTTCCAGCCCTGATTCTGGGAAGTGTGAATCGGGAGCGTCCGTTCTGGCGTGATCCCTGGAATGCCCCCCTGCTGCTGGCTGGATTGTTCATGGTGGTGGGTTGTGTTCGGTCGTATTCCGGCCCGTTGGCCTGGGTTGGCCTAGGCAATTGGATTCCTTTCTTCTGGGGGTTCTGGGGGTTTCAGCCTTATGTGGCCCTGCCGTCGTCGCGTCGCCGCAGCAGCCTCTGGCTTGTGGCAGGAAGTGTTCCCGTGGTCGTGACCGGCCTGGGCCAGCTGTGGTTTGGTTGGCAGGGACCCTGGCAAATCTTTGGTGGACTGATCATCTGGTTTATGTCCGCAGGTGGCCGACCCGAGGGACGTCTGTCGGGATTGTTCGACTACGCCAACATCGCTTCGGCCTGGTTGGCGATGGTCTGGCCGTTGATGCTGGCGACTTTGGTGCAGCCTGGTCTCAACCGCGTGCGCCGTGGGGTGGTGCTGACCATGGCTGCGTCAGTGGTGTTGTCACTGGTGTTGACCGAGTCGCGCAATGGCTGGGGAGCGCTGGTGCTCGCTGTTCCCCTGGTGCTCGGTCCTCCGAGCTGGCCCTGGCTGCTGCCTCTGCTGGGGTTGGCTCTAGTACCCGTGCTTGCGGCTGTTTTGCCAGGGGTGCCTCCCCCGCTCCAGGATCCTGCGCGCATGGTCGTCCCCGAGGGGATCTGGGCCCGTCTCAGCGATACGCAGTACGCCAGCCAGCGTGCCCTGGCGTCCACACGGCTCAGCCAGTGGGGACTCGCGCTGCAGTTGATTGCGGAACGCCCCTGGTTTGGTTGGGGTGCCGCGGCCTTTTCCGTGATTTACCCCCTCAGAACCGGAAAGTGGCACGGCCATGCCCACAATCTCCCGCTGGAATTGGCCATCAGCCATGGCCTGCCTGCAGCCGTGTTGGTGGTGGCTCTGGTGCTGTTGCTGCTGGTGGTGAGCCTGCGCCGTGGATCTCTCGGTTTGTTTGATCGAGCCTGGTGGACGGCTGCCCTGGTGCTGACGGTTCTGCACGCCACGGATCTGCCGTTCTTCGATAGCCGTCTGAACATCGCCGGCTGGATTCTGCTCGCGGGGTTGCGGACCTCGTTCAGTCCAAGTCCTCAGCCGGTTCAGGGCGCAGTGCCTGGTGCTGATGCTTGA
- the purU gene encoding formyltetrahydrofolate deformylase, translating to MSPASVILQLICPDRPALVSDIAGWVAANGGNIRHADHHTDAGAGLFLSRIEWDLQGFGLPRDAIPLAVKALAERLGGDAQVHFSDDHPRVAILVSKQSHCLLDLLWRARSGELPMQVPLVISNHPDLEACCADFGVPFVCVPVTSGNKTEAEATILNLLAEHQIDLAVLAKYMQVLSGGFLERFSEVINIHHSFLPAFKGAQPYHRAWERGVKLIGATAHYVTEELDDGPIIEQTIATVSHRDEVEDLIRKGRDTERLALSRALRLHLRRQVMVYRGRTAVFA from the coding sequence GTGTCACCCGCTTCGGTCATCCTGCAGCTGATCTGTCCCGATCGCCCGGCACTCGTGAGTGACATCGCCGGCTGGGTGGCAGCGAACGGCGGCAATATTCGTCACGCGGACCACCACACCGACGCTGGTGCTGGATTGTTTCTGAGCCGGATTGAATGGGATCTGCAGGGTTTTGGTTTACCCAGGGACGCCATCCCTTTGGCAGTGAAGGCCTTGGCGGAGCGTCTTGGTGGTGACGCCCAGGTTCATTTTTCCGACGACCATCCCCGCGTCGCAATTCTGGTGAGCAAACAGAGCCATTGTTTGCTCGATCTGCTCTGGCGGGCACGCAGCGGAGAGTTGCCCATGCAGGTTCCCTTGGTGATCAGCAACCATCCAGACTTGGAAGCCTGCTGCGCTGATTTCGGAGTTCCTTTCGTCTGCGTTCCTGTCACGTCAGGCAACAAGACCGAAGCGGAGGCCACCATTCTCAATCTGCTGGCGGAGCATCAGATTGATTTGGCTGTGCTCGCCAAGTACATGCAGGTGCTGAGCGGGGGGTTTTTGGAGCGTTTTTCTGAGGTGATCAACATTCACCATTCGTTCCTGCCCGCTTTCAAGGGTGCGCAGCCTTATCACCGGGCCTGGGAGCGCGGAGTGAAGTTGATCGGTGCCACAGCGCATTACGTCACCGAGGAACTGGATGACGGTCCGATCATCGAGCAAACGATCGCCACTGTGAGTCACCGCGATGAGGTGGAGGATCTGATTCGAAAAGGGCGTGACACCGAAAGGCTGGCCCTGTCCCGCGCCCTGCGTCTCCACCTCCGTCGTCAGGTGATGGTGTATCGCGGACGCACGGCTGTGTTCGCATGA
- a CDS encoding sulfiredoxin produces the protein MPLASVRRPLQRFLDEAKVEALMASIAQEGLREPIDVLEVKGQLWGFNGCHRVAAHERLGLSTIRARIRQATPRDLNLHLR, from the coding sequence GTGCCTCTCGCGTCTGTGCGACGCCCCCTTCAGCGTTTTTTGGATGAAGCCAAGGTGGAGGCTTTGATGGCATCGATTGCGCAGGAGGGGCTGCGCGAGCCGATCGATGTTCTTGAGGTGAAGGGTCAGCTCTGGGGGTTCAACGGCTGTCACCGGGTCGCGGCCCATGAACGCCTCGGTCTCTCCACCATCCGGGCCAGGATCCGCCAGGCCACACCCCGGGATCTCAACCTGCACCTTCGCTGA